One Candidatus Fermentibacter sp. genomic window, CCGTCCTCGGCGAGTGCCGCCGTCAGCATCGAGCGCATGCCCCTCTTGTCCTCGACCAGCAGGATCGACCTCATCGTGCCTCCATCAGAGGAAGCATAACAACGAACGTGGCTCCTCCGCCCTCCCGGGCGCATGCCCTGAGATCCCCTCCGAACGACAGTGCGATCCTCTTCGCGAGCGTCAGACCCATCCCCATGTGGCCCTGGTCGCCCCGGGTCGAGAAGAACGGCTTGAGGACTACGGAGGGATCGGGAGGCAGGCCGTGCCCGCGGTCCGATACCGTGATCGTCAGCCATCCCTCCCCGGTTTCGAGCGAGAGTTCGATCATGCCTGACGGATCGGCATCCCGTGCGTTCCGGAGGAGGTTCACCACGGCCTTCTCCAGCAGGGCCGGATCGGCCGCGACCGAACCGGTCGGACCCTGGGCGCGGACGTCGACGGGGCCCTGGATCTGCGAGGCCCATGAGCGCGCGGCCCTTACGAGGCCGGAAGCCTCCATCGCGACCGGGGAACCGGATCCTGCGGACGACATCATCTTGAAGGACTCGATCATCTTCAGGGCCGAATCCACCTCGGCCCGCGCCTCTCCGATGAGTTCGAGCGCCCTGGGATCGTCCCTGCCCCTTGCGAGAAGGTCTATGAAGCCCGAGAGGGCGCACAGGGTGTTGCCCATCTCGTGCGCGATGCCGGCGGACGCCGTGCCGAGCCCTGCCATCGCGGCCTCCTCGGCGAGGCGCCTCTCCAGGGCCCTCATGCCGCTCAGGTCGGTCGCGAGCACCGCCGTCATGCCTCCGGGAGAACGGCTCACCGATATGGAGAACACCTTCTCCCCTCCGTCCTCCTCGACGGTCCGTTCCGAGAGGCATGTCCCTCCCTCTCCCGCGGCGAGCATCTCCGAGACCACGGACCCGAGGGCGGTCCTGTCCTTCGGGAAGGGCTTCCCGCGGTCCTCCTGCACGATGCCGAAAAGATCCTCGGCGGCGGCGTTGAAAGCCA contains:
- a CDS encoding ATP-binding protein, yielding MITNRTGGRRFMVGVELLLGLALGAAALAALVSFLVVMLEGRRLEDERRGRGFLVAEALASGLGDSPSPEALAGLFRRYEIAGIAEEALLLEPGEAVPEGGDWFGSAVRGGSTVAVRIPPAGGEAWEGLGPLLGAIAAVLVLLALLSPSYVSRNLTAPLRGLLADAGRSGAGDSTSAVSARASFSRLVDMLAQRDSELDALRSKAEERADIAEAGVSAMTSAVGSPVCAIDPEGGLMAFNAAAEDLFGIVQEDRGKPFPKDRTALGSVVSEMLAAGEGGTCLSERTVEEDGGEKVFSISVSRSPGGMTAVLATDLSGMRALERRLAEEAAMAGLGTASAGIAHEMGNTLCALSGFIDLLARGRDDPRALELIGEARAEVDSALKMIESFKMMSSAGSGSPVAMEASGLVRAARSWASQIQGPVDVRAQGPTGSVAADPALLEKAVVNLLRNARDADPSGMIELSLETGEGWLTITVSDRGHGLPPDPSVVLKPFFSTRGDQGHMGMGLTLAKRIALSFGGDLRACAREGGGATFVVMLPLMEAR